One window of Hydractinia symbiolongicarpus strain clone_291-10 chromosome 3, HSymV2.1, whole genome shotgun sequence genomic DNA carries:
- the LOC130635518 gene encoding uncharacterized protein LOC130635518 has translation MRKDFLFRAFINFLYIVLGLSFVSTLIMMLKEFHNFGSNWNPQKFIHPRWLRHFVNMTYEQNNIVSPDSPCFQNKFQNILLIVSFGAVSEYESIPLFELLYKKAFTNRIYCGASSLPNQTEITILPVDTKYGAFLYDCLDKAIKTYTNYSGYLFIGEDVLLNYWNVANLDQNKIWEDDSIKQGPVLYEQNTDSWEWWQSPWGSRAMEKVYEYLIELNYYDNRKAKLTQGDWKPAWDAGQSLNKWLWNGGGEYACYWTNRSVFYIPQSYSQLYVNISKHFRASGVRHNIAIPTVTRLVTLASESIKLRSLGITENNRGELLSKRELLVQASDKSHFIYIDGNRKERRAILNNLRLKEYAVGKFLQYRRC, from the coding sequence aatTTCACAATTTTGGATCTAATTGGAATCCTCAAAAGTTTATTCATCCAAGATGGCTGAGACATTTTGTAAACATGACATACGAACAAAATAATATTGTGTCGCCCGACTCACCATGctttcaaaacaaatttcaaaacaTACTTTTAATAGTCAGTTTTGGCGCCGTTTCTGAGTACGAATCCATTCCATTGTTTGAACTATTATACAAAAAAGCATTTACTAATAGAATATATTGTGGAGCTTCTTCCTTGCCAAATCAAACGGAAATTACAATTCTTCCAGTTGATACAAAATATGGAGCATTCCTATATGACTGTCTAGATAAAGCTATTAAAACCTACACTAACTACAGCGGTTACCTCTTCATAGGTGAAGATGTGTTATTGAATTATTGGAATGTTGCTAATCTCgatcaaaacaaaatatggGAAGACGATAGCATAAAACAAGGACCAGTTCTTTATGAGCAAAACACAGACTCTTGGGAATGGTGGCAAAGCCCTTGGGGAAGCCGTGCAATGGAGAAGGTATATGAGTACTTAATAGAATTAAATTACTACGACAACAGAAAAGCAAAATTAACACAAGGGGATTGGAAACCAGCTTGGGATGCTGGGCAATCTTTAAATAAATGGCTATGGAATGGTGGAGGGGAATATGCGTGCTATTGGACTAACAGATCTGTTTTTTACATCCCACAATCCTATTCGCAACTTTATGTAAACATTTCGAAACATTTCAGAGCAAGTGGTGTGCGACATAACATAGCTATTCCGACGGTAACTCGTTTAGTCACACTTGCATCAGAAAGCATTAAGCTGAGATCGCTTGGTATAACTGAAAATAATCGAGGTGAACTTTTATCAAAACGAGAATTATTGGTGCAGGCATCAGATAAATCTCACTTCATCTACATAGACGGCAACCGAAAAGAAAGAAGGgccattttaaataatttaagattAAAAGAATACGCTGTAGGCAAGTTTTTACAGTATAGAAGATGCTGA